In the Aneurinibacillus soli genome, one interval contains:
- a CDS encoding methyl-accepting chemotaxis protein: MSLRRKLFLLSASLIIFVVGMSAFFSYRSVSRAVEQTVAEYSSRMAENTAKYVDTAAYKKFLAQPVEDETYWKLRRELNDIREKTGALYITTVEVRNNQVRILLDGQPKNSNIASPIGESTDALSTEQVAAVMRGETLRMHLVHDEKYGDYLPAVAPVRDKAGQVIGVLEMDMSASFVNELVQGIIMENIPTFVLTSVVLVLISTALFSWLVRRSLRPLQDVTETAEKIAAGDFSTPMKPNVTVSASQRDEVGRLAHSFQVMEATLAEFLRDVKTSVDGVAADAERLSAATEQSEANSVQVAHTIQEVADGSMQQNERARDIVRMMKHARDVVGTGKKQVEQNSHRTQQAASISRQGHQAIRHAVEHMPAISNSVGQACETMDRLTERSSQIGDMVTVITSIASQTNLLALNAAIEAARAGKHGRGFAVVADEVRMLAEQSNGAARQITELVRVILSEMDHTVLSMRASEQAVAEQIELLHEGGHALDAMAACMKDKEEDSRGMAQSFSEIELTVENVLAHIEEITEILEEAASAAQEVVAVAQEQSATVQEIAANAEDMAQISQHLRGELGKFTFN; encoded by the coding sequence ATGAGTTTGCGACGGAAACTATTCCTGCTGTCTGCATCGCTCATTATTTTTGTAGTAGGAATGAGCGCGTTTTTTTCATACCGCAGTGTGAGTAGAGCAGTGGAGCAGACGGTGGCGGAATACAGCAGCCGGATGGCTGAGAATACAGCAAAATATGTGGACACAGCAGCGTATAAGAAGTTTCTCGCACAGCCGGTCGAAGACGAGACGTACTGGAAATTACGTCGTGAGTTGAATGATATACGTGAAAAAACAGGGGCTTTGTACATTACGACGGTTGAAGTGCGGAATAATCAGGTGCGTATTTTGTTGGACGGACAGCCGAAGAATTCGAATATTGCATCCCCGATTGGTGAGTCGACAGACGCGCTTAGTACTGAGCAGGTGGCGGCTGTGATGCGGGGAGAGACGCTGCGTATGCACCTAGTGCATGATGAGAAATATGGAGATTATTTACCTGCAGTAGCACCGGTTAGAGATAAAGCGGGCCAGGTGATTGGCGTGTTAGAAATGGATATGAGTGCTTCATTTGTGAATGAGCTTGTTCAGGGCATAATTATGGAAAATATCCCGACCTTTGTGCTGACAAGTGTAGTGCTTGTGCTCATATCGACGGCACTGTTTTCCTGGCTGGTCCGCCGAAGCTTGCGCCCGTTACAGGACGTGACAGAAACCGCTGAGAAAATTGCGGCGGGTGATTTTTCCACGCCAATGAAACCAAATGTGACGGTATCAGCTAGTCAGCGAGATGAAGTGGGCAGGCTGGCACACTCTTTTCAGGTGATGGAGGCTACATTGGCTGAGTTTCTACGCGATGTCAAAACGAGTGTGGACGGAGTAGCAGCAGACGCGGAGCGATTATCTGCTGCTACTGAACAATCGGAAGCAAACTCTGTGCAAGTCGCGCATACGATTCAGGAAGTAGCGGACGGAAGTATGCAGCAGAACGAACGGGCACGTGACATTGTTCGAATGATGAAGCACGCACGCGATGTGGTCGGCACGGGCAAAAAGCAGGTAGAGCAGAATAGTCACCGGACACAGCAGGCAGCAAGCATCTCCCGGCAGGGTCATCAGGCCATTCGGCATGCAGTGGAACATATGCCGGCGATTTCAAACTCTGTTGGGCAGGCATGCGAAACGATGGATCGGCTTACCGAGCGATCTTCGCAAATTGGTGATATGGTAACGGTCATTACGAGCATTGCTAGCCAGACGAACTTGCTAGCGCTGAATGCGGCGATTGAAGCGGCACGCGCGGGGAAACATGGGCGAGGGTTTGCTGTGGTAGCCGATGAAGTACGGATGCTTGCGGAGCAGTCAAATGGAGCAGCTCGGCAAATCACCGAGCTTGTGCGGGTGATTCTGTCGGAGATGGATCATACGGTTTTATCCATGCGGGCCAGTGAGCAGGCCGTTGCGGAACAGATCGAGCTTTTGCATGAAGGTGGGCATGCGCTCGATGCGATGGCAGCCTGCATGAAAGACAAAGAAGAAGATTCACGCGGGATGGCGCAGTCATTTAGTGAGATTGAGTTGACCGTAGAGAATGTGCTTGCGCATATCGAGGAGATTACAGAGATTCTAGAAGAGGCGGCGTCGGCTGCACAGGAGGTAGTCGCGGTCGCACAAGAACAGTCGGCAACTGTACAGGAGATTGCGGCAAATGCTGAAGACATGGCGCAAATCTCGCAGCATTTGCGAGGGGAGTTAGGGAAATTTACTTTTAATTAA
- a CDS encoding RicAFT regulatory complex protein RicA family protein, with translation MEENKEHTLDYDSILGQARDLAGLIADSEEVERFKQAEKKINANETVQRLIAEIKQKQKRIVTLEHNRKDDQIPALEQEIDALQDELDQIPIVVEFRQSQADINELLQMVTSAIASKVSEHIIVSTGGDPLYNEIGYSKVVPHLE, from the coding sequence ATGGAAGAGAATAAGGAACATACACTTGATTATGATTCGATTCTCGGGCAGGCACGCGACCTGGCAGGACTGATTGCCGACTCAGAAGAAGTGGAACGCTTCAAGCAGGCGGAGAAAAAAATTAATGCGAATGAAACGGTACAGAGGCTGATTGCAGAAATTAAACAGAAGCAGAAGCGAATTGTAACGCTTGAGCATAACCGCAAGGACGATCAGATTCCGGCACTTGAACAGGAGATTGATGCGTTGCAGGATGAGTTAGATCAGATTCCGATTGTGGTGGAATTCAGACAGTCACAGGCTGATATTAATGAGCTGTTGCAGATGGTAACAAGTGCGATTGCAAGTAAAGTTTCAGAGCACATTATTGTCTCTACAGGCGGCGACCCGTTATACAATGAAATCGGATATTCGAAGGTGGTTCCCCACCTGGAATGA
- the cotE gene encoding outer spore coat protein CotE: protein MSSTNKEVQCREIITKAVCGRGRKFSEATHTVTPSHKAVTILGAWVINHTYRANKIGETVEVSGSYEVNIWYSYNNNTDVKGG from the coding sequence ATGTCGAGTACAAATAAAGAAGTGCAGTGCCGGGAAATTATTACGAAAGCGGTTTGTGGCCGCGGTCGTAAGTTTTCCGAAGCCACTCACACCGTTACCCCATCCCACAAAGCAGTCACGATTCTGGGTGCCTGGGTGATTAATCACACATATCGGGCGAACAAAATCGGAGAAACTGTCGAGGTAAGCGGATCGTATGAAGTCAACATCTGGTATTCTTACAACAACAACACAGATGTGAAGGGAGGTTAA
- the miaB gene encoding tRNA (N6-isopentenyl adenosine(37)-C2)-methylthiotransferase MiaB produces the protein MTHETKNNSASSVDLKSAPKKEKDYSKYFSGTAPSLKDAKKRTKNGIEYNEFEGIPEELQELGKGRTYLIRTYGCQANEHDTETIIGLFQAMNFTETEEEAEADVILFNTCAVREGAEDKVFGEIGRLKALKKEKPELILGVCGCMSQEEAVVNRILKSYPHVDLIFGTHNIHRLPVLLRDAFFNKEMVIEVWSKEGDVVENMPKVRKEGLRAWVNIMYGCDKFCTYCIVPYTRGKERSRRPEDVLAEVRDLARQGYKEIFLLGQNVNAYGKDFTDIEYGFGDLMDDVRKIDVPRVRFTTSHPRDFDDHLIEVLAKKGNLMEYIHLPMQSGSTEVLKRMARKYTREQYMELVRKIKAAIPDAVLTTDIIVGFPGETEEQFQETMSLVEEVGFHSAYTFIYSPRSGTPAAGMEDNVPEAEKKDRLQRLISLVNRLGREQNENLRGQVVEVLVEGESKNNPDVLMGRTRTNKIVHFTAPKEMIGQLIHVTITEPQTWILYGEVTAKAEV, from the coding sequence ATGACACACGAAACAAAAAATAATTCCGCTTCTTCCGTGGACTTAAAATCCGCTCCGAAGAAGGAGAAAGATTACAGTAAATATTTTTCAGGAACAGCACCGAGCCTGAAAGACGCGAAGAAGCGTACGAAGAATGGCATTGAATACAACGAGTTCGAAGGGATTCCCGAAGAGTTGCAGGAGTTAGGAAAAGGTCGTACGTACCTGATCCGCACGTATGGCTGTCAAGCGAACGAGCATGACACCGAAACGATTATTGGTCTGTTTCAGGCAATGAACTTCACAGAGACCGAGGAGGAAGCAGAAGCAGACGTGATTTTGTTCAATACGTGTGCGGTACGCGAAGGTGCGGAAGACAAAGTGTTTGGCGAGATCGGTCGGCTAAAAGCACTGAAGAAGGAGAAGCCGGAGCTGATCCTGGGCGTTTGTGGCTGTATGTCGCAGGAAGAAGCCGTTGTCAATCGGATTCTCAAAAGCTATCCGCATGTAGACTTGATTTTTGGCACGCATAACATCCACCGCCTGCCGGTTCTGCTTCGTGATGCGTTCTTCAATAAAGAAATGGTCATTGAAGTATGGTCCAAAGAGGGAGACGTCGTGGAAAACATGCCGAAAGTGCGTAAAGAAGGGCTGCGGGCGTGGGTGAACATCATGTACGGCTGTGACAAGTTCTGTACGTACTGTATCGTGCCATATACACGCGGCAAAGAGCGCAGCCGCCGTCCAGAAGACGTGCTTGCAGAAGTACGCGATCTAGCACGCCAGGGCTATAAAGAAATTTTTCTGCTTGGGCAGAACGTCAACGCATACGGTAAGGATTTCACGGATATCGAATATGGCTTCGGTGACTTAATGGATGATGTACGTAAGATTGATGTGCCGCGCGTTCGTTTTACGACAAGTCATCCGCGTGATTTTGATGACCATCTGATTGAAGTACTGGCGAAAAAGGGCAACCTGATGGAGTACATCCACTTACCAATGCAGTCTGGCAGCACGGAAGTTCTTAAGCGGATGGCTCGTAAATATACGCGCGAGCAGTATATGGAGCTCGTACGCAAAATTAAAGCGGCGATTCCAGATGCCGTGCTTACTACAGATATTATTGTCGGTTTCCCAGGTGAAACGGAGGAACAATTCCAGGAAACGATGTCTCTTGTTGAGGAAGTCGGCTTCCATTCTGCGTATACGTTCATTTATTCGCCACGCTCCGGAACACCAGCAGCTGGTATGGAGGATAATGTGCCGGAAGCGGAGAAGAAGGATCGTCTGCAGCGTCTCATTAGTCTGGTAAACCGTCTTGGACGTGAGCAAAATGAAAACCTGCGCGGTCAGGTAGTGGAAGTGCTCGTAGAAGGTGAGAGCAAGAACAACCCGGATGTGCTCATGGGGCGCACACGGACTAACAAAATTGTTCATTTTACTGCACCAAAAGAGATGATTGGTCAATTGATTCATGTGACGATTACAGAGCCGCAGACATGGATACTTTACGGAGAAGTTACCGCAAAAGCAGAGGTGTAA